In the Acidovorax sp. A79 genome, one interval contains:
- a CDS encoding HD-GYP domain-containing protein yields the protein MSVHHHAGHHHHHAEGEYEDLLSLWADLESALSVLLSRPLQVQDFAAKVRQFDGWLQDLVAHDIDAALYLMFQLASTSTVGYSASHALVCGTLCHIMAHELELPARERDSLVRAALTMNIGMTALQDELAEQRERPTTAQQEAIKSHPLESQALLERLFINDALWLDVVGQHHASIADRVPLAQQEPEDRLTRVLSTIDRYAAMISPRKSRAGRSATDSVRALVGQEVDQRDEVSYTLVRSIGLCPPGTFVKLDNGETAIVLRRSEKANHPLVASLLDRSGHHHAQPSLYQTASGKPRIQSALARSAVGLELNHRTMVRLGLYAAQHSAGLRGLITGPGSL from the coding sequence ATGTCCGTCCACCATCACGCCGGCCACCACCACCACCACGCCGAAGGCGAATACGAGGACCTGCTGAGCCTGTGGGCGGACCTGGAGTCCGCGCTGTCGGTGCTGCTGTCCCGCCCGCTGCAGGTGCAGGACTTCGCCGCCAAGGTGCGCCAGTTCGATGGCTGGCTGCAAGACCTGGTGGCACACGATATCGACGCCGCGCTGTACCTGATGTTCCAGCTGGCCTCCACCTCCACCGTGGGCTACAGCGCCTCCCACGCCCTGGTGTGCGGCACGCTGTGCCACATCATGGCCCATGAGCTGGAACTGCCCGCGCGCGAGCGCGACAGCCTGGTGCGCGCGGCCTTGACCATGAACATCGGCATGACCGCCCTGCAGGACGAACTGGCCGAGCAGCGCGAGCGCCCCACCACGGCCCAGCAGGAGGCCATCAAGAGCCACCCGCTGGAAAGCCAGGCGCTGCTGGAGCGCCTGTTCATCAATGACGCGCTCTGGCTGGACGTGGTCGGGCAGCACCACGCCAGCATTGCCGACCGTGTTCCGCTGGCCCAGCAAGAGCCCGAAGACCGCCTCACCCGCGTCCTGAGCACCATTGACCGCTACGCGGCCATGATCAGCCCGCGCAAGTCGCGCGCAGGCCGCAGCGCGACCGATTCGGTGCGCGCCCTCGTGGGCCAGGAAGTGGACCAGCGCGATGAAGTGAGCTACACCCTGGTGCGCTCCATCGGGCTGTGCCCGCCAGGCACCTTCGTGAAGCTCGACAACGGCGAGACGGCCATCGTGCTGCGCCGCAGCGAAAAGGCCAACCACCCTTTGGTGGCAAGCCTGCTGGACCGCAGCGGCCACCACCACGCCCAGCCCAGCCTGTACCAGACAGCCAGTGGAAAACCCCGCATCCAGTCCGCGCTGGCCCGCTCCGCCGTGGGGCTGGAGCTCAACCACCGCACCATGGTGCGCCTGGGACTGTATGCGGCACAGCACAGCGCGGGGCTGCGGGGACTCATCACCGGGCCAGGGTCGCTCTGA
- a CDS encoding TIGR02281 family clan AA aspartic protease encodes MTIHSFALAALVALCLAPSWAHAQAVALAGMLGSKALLVVDANPPKAVGAGDEYQGVKVITVTKEEATIEVNGTRRTLRLGEAPVSVGSRGGSGKRIVLMADSRGHFVNSGTINGRVMQYMVDTGASTVAIGRPDAERMGLNYQSGQPVRMSTANGVAQGWRMKLDSVRIGDVEVFGVEAVITSQAMPYVLLGNSFLTEFQMTRINDQMVLEKRN; translated from the coding sequence ATGACGATCCACTCCTTTGCTCTGGCCGCGCTGGTTGCTCTGTGCTTGGCCCCGTCCTGGGCTCATGCGCAGGCGGTGGCGCTGGCGGGCATGCTGGGCAGCAAGGCCTTGCTGGTGGTGGATGCCAACCCACCCAAGGCGGTGGGTGCTGGGGATGAGTACCAGGGCGTCAAGGTCATTACCGTCACCAAAGAAGAAGCCACCATCGAAGTCAATGGCACGCGCCGCACCCTGCGGCTGGGCGAGGCCCCCGTGAGCGTGGGCAGCCGGGGAGGCAGCGGCAAGCGCATTGTGCTGATGGCCGACAGCCGCGGGCATTTCGTCAACAGCGGCACGATCAACGGCCGCGTGATGCAGTACATGGTCGACACGGGCGCCTCCACCGTGGCCATCGGGCGGCCCGACGCGGAGCGGATGGGCCTGAACTACCAGAGCGGCCAGCCCGTGCGCATGAGCACCGCCAACGGGGTGGCACAAGGGTGGCGCATGAAGCTCGACTCGGTGCGCATCGGCGACGTCGAGGTGTTCGGGGTCGAAGCCGTCATCACCTCGCAGGCCATGCCCTACGTGCTGCTGGGCAACAGCTTCCTGACCGAGTTCCAGATGACCCGCATCAACGACCAGATGGTGCTGGAAAAGCGCAACTGA
- a CDS encoding YajQ family cyclic di-GMP-binding protein, translating to MPSFDTVCEANLVEVKNAVENTAKEIATRFDFKGTSASIEIKDKDITLIGDADFQLTQIEDVLRNKLTKRNVDVRFLDLGDVQKMGGDKVKQVIKVRNGIESELAKKIQKLLKESKLKVQGAIQEDKVRVTGAKRDDLQAAMALIRKDVTDVPLSFDNFRD from the coding sequence ATGCCATCTTTTGACACCGTCTGCGAAGCCAACCTCGTCGAAGTGAAAAACGCGGTCGAGAACACCGCCAAGGAAATCGCCACCCGCTTCGACTTCAAGGGCACTTCGGCCAGCATCGAGATCAAGGACAAGGACATCACGCTGATCGGCGACGCCGACTTCCAGCTCACCCAGATCGAGGACGTGCTGCGCAACAAGCTCACCAAGCGCAACGTCGATGTGCGCTTTCTCGACCTGGGCGATGTCCAGAAAATGGGTGGCGACAAGGTCAAGCAGGTCATCAAGGTGCGCAACGGCATCGAAAGCGAGCTGGCCAAGAAGATCCAGAAGCTGCTCAAGGAGAGCAAGCTCAAGGTGCAGGGCGCCATCCAGGAAGACAAGGTGCGCGTGACCGGCGCCAAGCGCGACGACCTGCAGGCGGCCATGGCGCTCATCCGCAAGGACGTGACCGACGTGCCCCTGTCCTTCGACAACTTCCGCGACTGA
- the murB gene encoding UDP-N-acetylmuramate dehydrogenase has translation MVVEKNAPLQPWNTFGIAARAQTLVRVRSAADVLAVLNDSDLAAAPKFVLGGGSNIILTGDVKPVVLKMEIKGLRLVEDTPKAWIVEAGAGEVWHDCVAWTLEQGYAGLENLALIPGTVGAAPVQNIGAYGVELQDRFESLDAMDLATGRSFTLDAAQCGFGYRDSVFKHAPSEALDAGGLPRGMGLEGRAVITHVRFRLPKPWKPVLGYLDLERRRMEEGVEHPTARQIFGWVCDIRRAKLPDPAVVGNAGSFFKNPTVSPDQCADIIAREPRIVHYPMPDGSIKLAAGWLIDACGWKGKSIGKAGVYEKQALVLVNRGRGADSVTGGEVMTLAKAIQTSVYERFGIRLEPEPVVV, from the coding sequence ATGGTAGTCGAGAAAAACGCCCCTTTGCAGCCCTGGAACACCTTTGGCATCGCTGCGCGCGCCCAAACCCTGGTGCGCGTGCGCTCGGCGGCCGATGTGCTGGCCGTGCTGAACGATTCCGATCTGGCCGCGGCGCCCAAATTCGTCCTGGGCGGCGGCAGCAACATCATCCTGACGGGCGATGTGAAACCCGTCGTGCTCAAGATGGAGATCAAGGGCCTGCGCCTGGTGGAGGACACGCCCAAGGCCTGGATCGTGGAGGCGGGCGCGGGCGAGGTCTGGCACGACTGCGTGGCCTGGACGCTGGAGCAGGGCTACGCGGGCCTGGAGAATCTGGCGCTGATCCCGGGCACCGTGGGGGCTGCGCCCGTGCAGAACATCGGCGCGTATGGCGTGGAACTGCAGGACCGCTTCGAGTCGCTGGACGCGATGGACCTGGCCACGGGCCGGTCGTTCACGCTGGATGCCGCCCAGTGCGGCTTTGGCTACCGGGATTCGGTGTTCAAGCATGCGCCGTCGGAGGCACTGGATGCGGGCGGGTTGCCGCGCGGCATGGGCCTGGAAGGCCGGGCGGTGATCACCCATGTACGCTTTCGCCTGCCCAAGCCCTGGAAACCGGTGCTGGGCTACCTCGACCTGGAGCGCCGCCGCATGGAAGAGGGCGTGGAGCATCCCACGGCGCGGCAGATCTTCGGCTGGGTCTGCGACATCCGTCGCGCCAAGCTGCCCGATCCGGCCGTGGTGGGCAATGCGGGCAGTTTCTTCAAGAACCCCACGGTGTCGCCGGACCAGTGCGCCGACATCATCGCGCGCGAGCCGCGCATCGTGCACTACCCCATGCCCGACGGCAGCATCAAGCTGGCCGCGGGCTGGCTGATCGATGCCTGCGGCTGGAAGGGCAAGTCCATCGGCAAGGCCGGCGTGTATGAAAAGCAGGCCCTCGTGCTGGTCAACCGGGGGCGGGGTGCCGACAGCGTGACCGGCGGCGAGGTGATGACCCTGGCCAAGGCCATCCAGACCAGCGTGTACGAGCGCTTCGGCATCCGGCTGGAGCCCGAGCCCGTGGTGGTATAG